A genome region from Sceloporus undulatus isolate JIND9_A2432 ecotype Alabama chromosome 1, SceUnd_v1.1, whole genome shotgun sequence includes the following:
- the LOC121920969 gene encoding uncharacterized protein LOC121920969 gives MQNWISMIMRKRRKNYHKQIPWFRMQPFPTVVEHQHSHISKTKKEDEDQIGAPLELVPSIFDFLHVSQPSVEFKNAKMEKKNSRVVIPKTESAKKWRKLPYSPQWISMLDVAQKIMDEEDRIKKKQKASKKKGECKQADETIGEGKKENKEELLVELCDEEGMQANTVQDLKALPEQLPSPGTSHIRAEKEILTAEEIEGIIQEIVALRAKEKLSEEAMQMVFQDGSSINHHKPHGHRERRMPY, from the exons ATGCAGAACTGGATCTCCATGAtaatgaggaagagaaggaagaactaTCACAAGCAGATTCCGTGGTTTCGGATGCAGCCCTTTCCTACAGTGGTAG AGCACCAACACTCTCATATAAGCAAGACAAAGAAAGAGGATGAAGATCAGATTGGAGCTCCCTTGGAATTAGTTCCTTCCATCTTTG atttTCTTCATGTATCACAACCATCGGTGGAGTTCAAGAAtgccaaaatggaaaaaaagaattcTAGGGTTGTAATTCCTAAAACG GAGTCcgcaaagaaatggagaaaacttCCCTACTCTCCTCAATGGATTAGTATGTTGGATGTGGCTCAGAAAATCATGGATGAGGaagacagaattaaaaaaaagcagaagGCGAGTAAGAAAAAAGGAGAGTGCAAACAAGCAGATGAGACaattggagaaggaaagaaagagaataaagaGGAGCTCTTGGTTGAATTATGTGATGAGGAGGGCATGCAGGCAAATACTGTGCAGGATTTGAAAGCCTTGCCAGAACAGCTACCATCTCCAGGGACATCACATATAAGGGCAGAGAAAGAGATTTTAACAGCTGAAGAAATAGAGGGTATCATCCAGGAAATTGTAGCCCTCAGGGCTAAGGAGAAGCTCTCTGAAGAAGCCATGCAAATGGTCTTCCAAGATGGCTCTTCCATCAATCACCACAAACCACATGGTCATAGAGAGAGGAGGATGCCATACTGA